In Klebsiella aerogenes, the DNA window GGTCGTTGGGATCGTTTCATGTCCGCCCTGTCGGATCACCACCGCCTCGCTGGAGAGCATATTGCGAATGCTCTGTAGCGATTTTTCCGCATTGCTTTCCTGAATATGGCCGATCAGGGCGTTGACCACCGCCACACCGAGGATCACCAGCGTGTCCACCCAGTGCCCCATCACCGCGGTTAACAATGCGGCAGCCAGCAAAACGTAAATCAGTACGTCATTAAAATGCGCCAGGAAACGCAGCCAGGCGGGTTTACCCGGCTTTTGCGGCAGGGCGTTTTCGCCATATTGCTGCAGGCGCGAAACGGCGTCCGCGTTGCTTATACCTTCGGGCGAGCTATGAATACTCGTGAAGGTTTCATCAACGGAAAGCTGATAGAACGGGCCGCCCGGTTTGTCTGCATTCATAGATTTTTCCTCGACTCCTGTAGGGGAAATCAAGGCGACTGTCAGCCGCCGTTAACGAACCACAAAAACCGGCACGTGGGCATAGCGAACGATGCTGGCGGCTTCCGAGCCCAGCAAATGCGTCTGGATGCCAGGATTACGCGAGCCAATAATGATCACATCCGCCTGGAGTTCATCCGCCAGCGATATCACCTGGTCGCGAATATTCCCGCTGCGAACATGAGGCTGGACGTGATCAGGTAAAAGCGAATTTTTTTGACTGAGTTCAGCCAGCTTTTCCTTTGCCGTATGAATAAGATGCTCTTCCATCTTACGCGCGTCGGAGATAAATCCCCGGGTTAATACCGGAGAAAAAGCAGGAATAACATGTACTAAATGAATTTTACCCGCGGAGTGCTGGGCAAGAAACTTAGCATGAGATAGCGCTTTATCAGCCAGCCCTACG includes these proteins:
- a CDS encoding universal stress protein, whose amino-acid sequence is MYKNILVPVDVFDVGLADKALSHAKFLAQHSAGKIHLVHVIPAFSPVLTRGFISDARKMEEHLIHTAKEKLAELSQKNSLLPDHVQPHVRSGNIRDQVISLADELQADVIIIGSRNPGIQTHLLGSEAASIVRYAHVPVFVVR